In Yersinia enterocolitica subsp. enterocolitica, one DNA window encodes the following:
- the mscM gene encoding miniconductance mechanosensitive channel MscM, with translation MRPMISWPLSKLLPFGLLLSFIMLLSLPLHAATQPNEEQLRQELKQAEANKGMANQAEIVQALQGALSWLADAKESDIRSQQYQKAIDDFPKLTRELRQQLAQEGDKPLPVPNNMSTSELEQQVLQISSQLLELSRLSQQEQDRAREISESLNQLPQQQSEARRILTEISSRLQAQNGPTTPATQAQLALLQAEAVARKAKVNELELSQLSANNRQELSRLRAELYKKRQERVDTQLQALRNTLNNQRQQAAEQALERTELLAEQGGDLPASITQQLQINRELSQALNQQAQRIDLISSQQRQAVSQTQQVRQALSTIREQAQWLGVSTALGEALRAQVSRLPDVPKSQQLDRDMAQLRVQRLQYEDMLEKLQQQNVKLTQDDGTPLTTEQQRILDAQWRTQRELLNSLLSGYDTQILELTKLKVANSQLVDALSEVREATHRYLFWVADVSPISLSYPVNVAHDLTRLLSLDTLAQLSGAFVMMMTNQETLLPIIGALLFVGFSISSRRHYHAFLERASSRVGKVTQDHFSLTLRTVFWSILMALPLPVLWAAVGYGLQNAWSYPMAIAIGNAVTATVPVLWVFMISASFAHPHGLFITHFRWSPTQVGRAMRFYRMSVWLIIPLMMALITFENYNDREFAGTLGRLCFILLCIALSLVTNSLKRAGIPLYLDKKGSGENIVNVALWGLLLSAPLIAALASALGYLTTSQALLARLETSVAIWFFLLVVYHIIRRWMLIQRRRIAFDRAKQRRADILAQRARGEDDTPHNNSTEGSIDVEEPVIDLDVISAQSLRLVRSILTMIALVSVIVLWSEIHSAFGFLENIRLWDVSSTINGIESVQAITMGSLLIAILVMIVTTQLVRNLPALLELALLQHLDLTPGTGYAISTITKYLLILFGSLLGFSMLGIEWAKFQWLVAALGLGLGFGLQEIFANFVSGLIILFEKPIRIGDTVTIRDLTGSVTKINTRATTISDWDRKEIIVPNKAFITEQFINWSLSDSITRVVLTVPAPAETSSEEVTEVLLTAARRCTLVLDNPPPEVYLVDLQQGIQIFELRIYAAEMGHRMPLRHEIHQLILAGYREHGITLPFPPFQARLETLGRGRVVSSNRSRTPGSL, from the coding sequence GGGATAAACCCCTGCCGGTGCCTAACAATATGTCCACATCCGAGCTGGAACAGCAGGTGCTGCAAATCAGCAGTCAGTTGTTAGAGCTGAGCCGTCTGTCACAGCAAGAACAAGATCGCGCCCGCGAAATCAGTGAGTCACTCAATCAACTGCCACAACAGCAATCAGAAGCGCGACGAATTCTGACAGAAATCAGCTCGCGTTTGCAGGCGCAAAACGGCCCAACCACGCCAGCCACACAGGCTCAGTTGGCGCTATTACAAGCTGAGGCCGTAGCGCGCAAAGCGAAAGTCAATGAGCTGGAGCTTTCCCAGCTTTCCGCCAATAATCGCCAGGAATTATCACGGCTACGGGCCGAACTCTACAAAAAGCGTCAGGAGCGGGTCGATACCCAGCTTCAGGCATTGCGTAATACCCTGAATAATCAGCGCCAACAGGCCGCAGAACAAGCACTTGAGCGAACAGAGCTACTGGCTGAGCAAGGTGGCGATTTACCGGCGTCGATTACTCAGCAATTACAGATAAACCGTGAGTTGTCTCAAGCACTGAATCAGCAAGCGCAGCGCATCGATCTTATTTCCTCGCAGCAACGTCAGGCTGTCTCACAGACTCAGCAAGTCCGACAGGCACTCAGCACCATTCGTGAGCAGGCCCAGTGGCTAGGGGTTTCAACCGCATTAGGTGAAGCACTCCGCGCGCAGGTTTCCCGGTTACCGGATGTACCAAAATCTCAGCAATTGGACCGCGATATGGCCCAGTTACGGGTACAGCGCCTGCAATATGAGGACATGCTCGAGAAGTTACAGCAGCAAAATGTCAAATTAACTCAAGATGATGGCACGCCACTCACCACCGAACAGCAGCGGATTCTGGACGCCCAGTGGCGTACTCAGCGTGAATTATTGAACTCTCTGCTCTCCGGCTATGACACCCAGATTCTTGAATTGACCAAGCTGAAAGTGGCTAACAGCCAGCTGGTAGATGCCTTAAGTGAAGTGCGTGAGGCCACCCACCGTTACCTGTTTTGGGTCGCAGATGTCAGCCCGATTTCACTCTCCTATCCAGTGAATGTCGCTCATGATCTTACCCGCTTATTGTCGCTGGATACGCTGGCACAGTTGAGTGGGGCCTTCGTGATGATGATGACTAATCAGGAGACATTGCTACCAATTATTGGTGCGCTACTGTTTGTTGGTTTCAGTATCAGCTCTCGCCGCCACTATCATGCCTTCCTTGAACGCGCCAGCAGCCGTGTAGGCAAAGTGACACAAGACCATTTCTCCCTGACGCTACGTACTGTGTTCTGGTCGATTTTGATGGCACTGCCGCTACCGGTTTTATGGGCAGCGGTCGGTTATGGATTGCAAAATGCCTGGTCGTATCCGATGGCAATTGCCATTGGGAATGCCGTCACCGCGACCGTACCGGTGCTGTGGGTATTTATGATAAGTGCTTCATTTGCCCACCCGCATGGTCTGTTTATTACCCATTTCCGCTGGTCACCGACCCAAGTCGGGCGGGCAATGCGTTTCTATCGTATGTCAGTGTGGTTAATTATCCCGCTGATGATGGCACTGATTACCTTCGAGAATTATAACGACCGCGAATTCGCCGGTACACTGGGCCGGTTATGCTTTATTTTGCTGTGTATCGCCTTGAGTTTGGTCACCAACAGCTTGAAGCGAGCCGGGATTCCGCTCTATCTGGATAAGAAAGGTTCTGGCGAGAATATCGTTAATGTGGCGCTGTGGGGGCTGCTACTATCCGCGCCATTGATTGCCGCATTAGCGTCTGCGCTGGGTTATCTCACCACATCACAGGCACTGTTGGCACGTCTGGAGACCTCGGTTGCTATCTGGTTCTTCTTGTTGGTGGTTTACCATATTATTCGCCGCTGGATGCTGATTCAGCGCCGCCGTATTGCCTTTGATCGTGCCAAGCAGCGACGTGCCGATATTCTGGCGCAACGCGCCCGTGGCGAGGATGATACGCCGCACAATAACAGCACCGAAGGTTCCATTGATGTAGAAGAACCGGTAATTGATCTGGACGTGATCAGCGCCCAGTCTCTGCGGCTGGTGCGATCCATTCTGACCATGATCGCGTTGGTTTCAGTGATCGTACTGTGGTCTGAGATTCACTCGGCTTTTGGTTTCCTGGAAAACATTCGGCTGTGGGATGTGTCATCGACGATCAATGGTATTGAGTCGGTACAGGCGATCACCATGGGATCATTATTGATCGCCATTTTGGTGATGATTGTGACCACCCAACTGGTGCGGAACCTCCCTGCGCTGCTGGAACTGGCTCTGTTACAGCATTTGGATCTCACGCCGGGAACAGGCTATGCCATTTCGACTATCACCAAGTATCTGTTGATCCTGTTCGGGAGCTTACTCGGCTTCTCAATGTTAGGGATTGAATGGGCGAAATTCCAATGGCTGGTTGCCGCACTGGGTTTGGGGTTAGGCTTTGGTTTGCAGGAGATTTTCGCTAACTTTGTCTCTGGCTTGATCATCTTGTTTGAGAAACCGATCCGTATCGGCGATACCGTGACCATCCGTGATCTCACCGGTAGCGTAACCAAAATTAATACCCGTGCGACGACTATCTCTGACTGGGACCGCAAAGAAATTATCGTGCCGAATAAGGCCTTTATCACTGAGCAATTTATTAACTGGTCACTGTCGGATTCCATTACCCGTGTAGTGCTAACGGTACCGGCTCCAGCCGAAACCAGCAGTGAGGAAGTGACGGAGGTATTACTGACCGCCGCACGTCGCTGTACGTTGGTATTAGATAACCCGCCACCGGAGGTCTATTTGGTCGATCTCCAGCAAGGGATCCAGATTTTCGAGCTGCGTATCTATGCCGCTGAAATGGGCCACCGTATGCCACTGCGCCATGAGATCCACCAGCTGATTCTGGCCGGTTACCGCGAGCACGGTATTACCCTGCCGTTCCCACCTTTCCAGGCCCGTTTAGAAACACTGGGACGTGGGCGTGTGGTTTCTTCGAATCGTAGCCGCACACCGGGCAGTTTGTAA